The genomic region ATTAGTGTTATTAGAGAAATACAAGGAGGATTTgtggaaaattaattttttgaccTGCAGCATTTGCAAACTCATtcaacatcttcaaaatattccttGCGCATTCAAGTAGCCTTAGCAAAAAAGAGGCAGTCATTTGTAAACACTAAATTTCAACGGCGGAGGCACCATAAGCCTAGGATAGGCCTACCTACCCTCACTTTTTCATCCTTTCTAAATAATTtgtattataattttaattttttggtaaatgtagtaatttttatttttagtttacacaaaattcttaaattctattcaccaataattaaaataagaggtctctttttcttttcaattccaATTGCACTCAtcttaaaactaaatttaacatcttattttataaacaaatcaactcttaaaattaaaatgtaaaatctGATTTAGTTTTATCAAAAAATATTCTTTCACATTGTCCAACCGAAGAATAATAAACTTTGagttttcctcctcttcttagtgaaatttcatatatttgtccTCCAAATTCCAACCCACAACAATATTAAGGTTTATAAATCTCTCTGTTCTCTCTAAATTTttactaaatttataaaatttcatatattttgttctctaaattctccctaatttttttttattaattactcTCTATATTGACTTGTTAATTTCAATATGAAAAAAGATTTAGCGTCTCAAAAAGTTGAATTAGTTGACAATTCAAGCATGTATTCTACTCTCCTATCAATACTATccatttgttttacatttttgacaTTTATGTAAGGTCCCTCCTCACGTAAAATCCTGGCTCCACCATTGctaaatttgagattttaaaTCCTCTAGGAGAAGTAGACCCACATTTGTCTTGATTAGTGGTTCCACACAAGGAATGAAAATATAAGGAGACAAAGGATCTCCTTATCTGATTCCTCTAGTAGGGTAAATTTATGAGAATAGAAAAAGAATTGGAAGAAACGCATTCTAAAACTAACCTTATCCAGTGACTATGAAATCCAAATTTCTGCAACACAAGTTTAATATAATCCCAACTTATAAGACCATAAGCTTTTTCGAGGTCTAATTTAACTGCCATTACCCCATTTCtacttccttttttttgttttaaaagagGAAAATATTTCATGGGAAATAAGAATATTATCATTGAGTGATCTTCCAGGAGCAAAAGCACCTTGgttcctaaaactaaaactttcaAGTAGAGGTTTTAGCATATTAACAATGATTTTAGCTATAATTTTGTAAGTTACATTGCAAGGCTAATAGCTCTAAAGTTAACCACAACTTTAGGGAAATTTACTTTGGGGATTAAAGCAATATTAGTATGATTAATCATCCTTAAGCTTGAACAATTTCCCAAGAAATCTCTTACTAAATCTCTAATGGAAGGACCTACAGTATCCCATCATTTTTTATAGAAGGAAGCATGATACCATGAGGACCCGGGGCCCTTAGGGCACCGATACTGTAGACAACTTTCCAAATTTTCTCATCCTCAATTGAACTAATGAGATTATCATTTTGTATATTACAGATGCAAGTTCGATAATATCAACAAACTTGGACATTTTAGTGGAGTTAGGGCAAGATTGAGCAGTAAAATGCAGCTTAAAATCCTGCACAAAAATATGCTCATGCCCCTCACCAAAATCCCACTAGTTACCAAAATTAGCCTTCAAGGggtctttaatttttgtaattcaaTGTACTGATTTATATATGGAAGCTAGTAGCTACTCATTGAACTTATAAATGCCATGGAGTTGAAAAAAGCAATGGAGTTGAATAGAAACCGAGCTGAAGCAGCGCAAGCATCAGCGAGGGTTTGAGGAGGAAGAGGCAGAAGCAACAACAAGGGTTTGACGTTCGGGGTAAAATCGGAAGctcaataaattattttgtcCGGACCAATTTTATTAGGCTGCTTTGATATTGGGTTTTGTCCtaacaatcaaataaaattattacatgattttttgttaaaacttaaaatattaaaatcttttcattagttttttttttttttttaattaaattgtccAGCTCTACTTCACTCGATTCTGATTCCTACTGAagtcaattattttttaatttgattccACGCGATACGAttacaaattaataaaaggAGACTCGTGCATAAATTACTTTGCCAAATGATGGTAAAGCCTCAACCTTTATTTAATGGAAAAGCAGAAGCCTGTAGCATCCACGTCAAAATCATAAAATCATCATAGGACTTGCTACCTAGGGACTACTCCGGACCCACTCGGGCTGAATCCCATCATCTTCATCTAAAATCCTAATTGATACAACTGCGTGCTACCAACCGTTCGATCCCATCAAACGGCTGTGAAAACATCCCCAAAACCACATCTTGTTAGTCCCAAGATCATTAATTCATTTGTATGAAACCGCcgacaaattttttattatgatccGAACACGGTTGCTAcactatatatttttatataaatgatgagaaattttattttttaagatatTCACTTTTTAAAACATATATTTCATCATTTGTGTAAAGACACGTGGTATACCAATTTGTGttccgatcacactgaaaaataaaTCTCTCGAAACCAACAAATACCTGTGGGGACCACACGCTTTGCTTTGTCAGATCCATGGTAACGCCAACTCATCATCCTTCCCTACTTATTAGATTCCCAATCGATGGAAATCGAGCCGTCGATCCACCTAGGGGTCCCACACAAACCAACGGTTAAATATCGTCCCCTTGCGTCACTAGCCGTCCCCACAATTATCGATCATTGGCGCTTTAtacatgagagattttttaatgtgattgACATACGGGATGGTAAATTACGTGTTATTGtataaatgatgagatatgtgtattaaaattttaataatttaaaacataaaatttcctatcatttacataaaaacacgtatTGTACCATCTGTATTTCtgtaaaaatttctcctttatCCAATTGGGCTCGCGGTAAAACTGATTTCAAGCTGAGAAGCTTCTGGTGTCGACACGTGTTTACTACCTCGTCGGTGGCCTTATCAAATCATAGCCCACAGATACTAGCAGTGGGAGCCTAGgagtgttttatattattacTAAAACCAGATCTGCAGTACACACCCACCGTCTTCTGCATCACTTCGCTCAGAAAAAGCTCTGAAAATCGCTAATCCCCAATTTCCAAGTTAGGGTTTGTGTTCAGCGGATCCACCCGGAACGAATCAAGATTGGTGATGCTCCCGTGCGCCATGTAATGTAGATTCGCAATCGGAGGGTAAATATGGATCGGGTCGTCTGGTTCGAAGCGAAGCCGGCGAGAATTTGGAAGAGGGTGTTGCTAGTAATCAAAAAATCGATAGTACTCCTCGTGGGTGGGAATCACACCTCCTCTAGGTTTTGCAGTCGCTAATCTACTCTCTCTTTCTCGCTTTGGCTTTTTCCCTCTCTCGAAATCTGTAATTGATTTTGCAAAGTtcgcaactttttttttatatattttttataaaacaacTCGTATTTGATCGGAAACGAGAAAACCCAATTGCTTGAACGCGATATGATTCGGGCCCGAGTCATCACGAAGAGAATCATGGATTTGAAGGGCGTGAGAATGCAGATCCTTCATGGGCCTTTGGTCCGGCGTGTGTTTTTCCGGGCATTCTTTATCGCCGCGGCTATGTCGATCATACCGTTGATCCACATTTTGTCCGGGACCTACATGACAATGTTCACTTTTGTGAACCCCGGCGACTGCGCCGCCGAATTGGGCCACGTCGCCCCTATCGAAGTGACCGCGGGGAAGTTTAATTTCCAGAGTCCGTTCTTCGTGCCCTTCTGGAGATCTAATGGTTCGGAGCAGTGCAAGCGGGATGTGAATTTGACCGTCAGTGTGGTCAGAGAGCTCATGGGTCAGAAGCTATTGAAATACGGTACAAGAGCTCTCTGTGTCGGAGAAGGGTCTGCCTCGGCCGGGCTGGCATTGCAAGATTTGGGATTTCCCGATGCTCGTGGTGTTTACAAACACCGGTTCTTCTCGCTCAAGCACAAACAGTTTGTGTATGAAATTGACTATGAGGACAAGTCCTTTGATTTTGTGCTTTCCAGGGATCTCGATAAGGTTTCTGTCCCTGCGCTTCTTGTGCTTGAGATCGAGCGTGTTCTTAGGCCCGGTGGAATTGGGGCTATGCTTGTGGGTAGCAGTGTTTCCTCCCCGAATAGCTTGATTAGGTCTGCTACCCCAATTTCCTCACTGCTGAAAAGTTCCAGTGTTGTGCACGTTAATTACGTCAATAACTTCACACTGGTTGTGTTCAAGAAAAATTATGACAATGCCGGGCTCTTTAAGCAGTATCACCTTCCAGCTGACTGCCCATCGCTCACAAACAATCGACCTTTCATTGGGAAAATGGAGCCTCTGGTGAAGGAAAAACCAGTGGAGTATGGAAAGAGGTTTGCATACTTACCTAATTTTGTTGATGTTTCCTCAAAGAGGCGGTTGGTCTATATTGATATTGGGGCAGCAGCGCATCTGAACGCAAATGTTACAAATTGGTTCCTGCCTTCTTATCCCATCGAACGCAaagatttcaatgtttattttgttgACCATAACACTTCTGTTCTGTTATCCTACGTCAAAAAGCCCGGAATCACCTTTGTTTATCATCCAGGGCTGGCC from Pyrus communis chromosome 9, drPyrComm1.1, whole genome shotgun sequence harbors:
- the LOC137744940 gene encoding uncharacterized protein is translated as MIRARVITKRIMDLKGVRMQILHGPLVRRVFFRAFFIAAAMSIIPLIHILSGTYMTMFTFVNPGDCAAELGHVAPIEVTAGKFNFQSPFFVPFWRSNGSEQCKRDVNLTVSVVRELMGQKLLKYGTRALCVGEGSASAGLALQDLGFPDARGVYKHRFFSLKHKQFVYEIDYEDKSFDFVLSRDLDKVSVPALLVLEIERVLRPGGIGAMLVGSSVSSPNSLIRSATPISSLLKSSSVVHVNYVNNFTLVVFKKNYDNAGLFKQYHLPADCPSLTNNRPFIGKMEPLVKEKPVEYGKRFAYLPNFVDVSSKRRLVYIDIGAAAHLNANVTNWFLPSYPIERKDFNVYFVDHNTSVLLSYVKKPGITFVYHPGLAGINPQVYVPNDGITDPYVGDEGFDFLVWFKETVGFADFVVLKMNAGNVELKFLTELFESGAICFVDELFLHCSGQVEAGGEMPVDCMDIFGSLRSSGVFVHQWWGDGNPGDVLLSVG